GACAAATGGTTTGCCGCAGAACTCGTTCTCGAAATCACGGTCGAGAACGACCCACGAATTGTCGCGCAAATCGAAACGTACTTGATCCGCGCCGATTCTCCTGATGCGGCGTATGCCCGTGCCCTCGAACTTGGGCCATCACTTGATTATCGATACCGCAATTCAGATGGCGAAATCGTCACGATGAAATATCGCGGCATTCACGCGCTTGATTCCATCCAAGACACA
This is a stretch of genomic DNA from Thalassoroseus pseudoceratinae. It encodes these proteins:
- a CDS encoding DUF4288 domain-containing protein; amino-acid sequence: MATESDWDKWFAAELVLEITVENDPRIVAQIETYLIRADSPDAAYARALELGPSLDYRYRNSDGEIVTMKYRGIHALDSIQDTPKDGTQITVRQSLMDNKSAIDDMIRSKNRLDLFTDSDDGWDGPNLSQ